The Leishmania panamensis strain MHOM/PA/94/PSC-1 chromosome 32 sequence genome window below encodes:
- a CDS encoding hypothetical protein (TriTrypDB/GeneDB-style sysID: LpmP.32.0990), with protein MFVELAIVVAMLLVCWYRSFRPRSTNQLRPSYQSHCSTAGLCAGDYVVIGGGVAGLAAAAELLRRTDETCQIILIESGNDPQSASAAALLFEVGRRDRLLSFAPDLVRVPQELLLKGVRPTFLGGTPDVGYLAQRPWHYFQDEEVLLGTSSSGSGETLSAAKAKANRYRQLQYAAYPRGVGLGGTALLDWGIHLNSLWPSTPEAVPDAEKATFKSAMTCNEALLQWTRLPMRFPDVRNPLSWAFAEAVKTLKLAAPYLPSVSAPVKRGAVFPCYLYLDEDGRRLALPSAVLGDIAADELHRRLSVLTGYTAVDLDLAAQDGGEAEERGVRVIGVQVRLSRGGAGAVISIPVRKGVVVAAGALHSPRLLHRMSRYRAMRMLKPPSSTVPVRDALALPLIFSAVQAVSADSLNVRDAKSSAIWWLTQRGPYLTPLCDTVLSLPLPHIGPQAELRVVLFPFGGRDAARFKGMGWDIVLGTPLQAFTMLLIFHGIDGLEHMMTLDEEAPQPGVAHTRALCSHQTVCSLSEEVHRKVQDGFLAGIKECRRLTEAEPLASLALTPGFESTDFTLLVPSDASKAVRLAQLSRLPPSKRSARGKAELKQLLEWSHRVTATEWYMRRYVDTHAYWLGFASGSSEAFLASSSSTPCSSRVAGLQNVFVGDSSAVTTAHWSGVGKRDTLAAGSRSTCMDAAVRAVTELVKIRGQS; from the coding sequence ATGTTTGTCGAATTAGCCATCGTTGTGGCGATGCTTCTCGTGTGTTGGTATCGTAGCTTTCGACCGCGCTCTACGAATCAGCTGCGACCCTCTTATCAGAGCCATTGCAGCACTGCCGGGCTTTGCGCTGGTGACTACGTCGTGAttggcggcggtgttgcGGGgctcgctgcagccgcagagtTGCTACGTCGTACCGATGAAACATGTCAGATCATCCTGATCGAAAGTGGGAACGACCCGCAGTcggcgtctgcagcagcgctcctcTTTGAAGTCGGTCGACGCGACCGGTTGCTGTCTTTTGCGCCAGACCTTGTCCGGGTGCCACAGGAACTGCTACTGAAGGGAGTGCGCCCCACCTTTCTAGGTGGCACGCCTGATGTAGGGTACCTCGCACAGCGCCCGTGGCACTACTTCCAAGATGAAGAGGTCCTTTTAGGGACCTCTTCGAGTGGGAGCGGCGAAACATTGTCGGCAGCAAAGGCAAAGGCGAATCGATATCGTCAGCTGCAGTACGCTGCCTACCCCCGTGGTGTCGGGCTTGGtggcacagcgctgctggactGGGGCATACACCTGAACTCTCTTTGGCCGTCTACGCCAGAGGCGGTGCCAGATGCCGAAAAGGCAACGTTCAAAAGCGCGATGACCTGCAATGAAGCATTGCTGCAGTGGACTCGGTTGCCCATGCGCTTTCCAGACGTCCGAAATCCTCTCTCCTGGGCCTTTGCTGAAGCCGTCAAGACTCTCAAGCTAGCTGCACCGTACCTGCCCAGTGTCTCAGCACCTGTCAAGCGAGGTGCTGTGTTTCCTTGTTATCTGTACCTCGACGAAGATGGCAGGCGTCTGGCGCTTCCTTCGGCTGTGCTGGGCGACATCGCAGCAGACGAGCTCCACCGCCGACTGAGCGTGCTGACAGGGTACACGGCGGTGGACTTAGACCTAGCGGCGCaggacggcggcgaggccgaGGAGCGTGGGGTGCGCGTTATAGGTGTGCAAGTGCGCCTCAgtcgcggtggcgcaggtgcggtCATCTCCATCCCCGTGAGAAAGGGCGTAGTTGTTGCGGCTGGAGCTCTGCATAGTCCGCGCCTGCTTCACAGGATGTCCCGATATCGTGCAATGCGCATGCTGAAACCTCCATCATCCACAGTTCCTGTGCGCGATGCGCTGGCACTGCCGCTCATTTTCTCCGCGGTGCAGGCGGTCTCAGCTGACAGCCTCAATGTGCGGGATGCGAAGTCGAGCGCGATATGGTGGCTCACCCAGCGAGGCCCCTACTTGACACCGCTCTGTGACACAGTTTTGTCGCTACCACTGCCCCACATCGGCCCAcaggcggagctgcgtgTTGTGCTTTTCCCCTTTGGCGGGCGCGATGCCGCCCGGTTCAAGGGCATGGGATGGGACATCGTCCTTGGTACCCCGCTGCAAGCCTTTACAATGCTTCTGATCTTTCATGGCATTGATGGATTGGAGCACATGATGACGCTGGATGAAGAAGCGCCTCAGCCTGGTGTAGCGCATACCCGCGCGCTTTGTTCTCACCAGACTGTCTGCTCGTTGTCCGAGGAGGTGCACCGCAAGGTTCAGGATGGGTTCCTTGCAGGCATCAAggagtgccgccgcctcacagaAGCCGAACCGCTGGCAAGTCTAGCACTCACGCCGGGATTCGAATCGACGGACTTCACCCTGCTCGTACCTAGCGACGCGTCGAAGGCTGTTCGACTTGCCCAGCTCTCCCGGCTGCCACCATCGAAGCGCTCGGCCCGCGGGAAGGCGGAACTGAAGCAACTGCTCGAGTGGTCGCACCGCGTCACGGCGACGGAGTGGTACATGCGTCGTTACGtggacacgcacgcatatTGGCTTGGTTTTgccagtggcagcagcgaggcctTTTTGGCTTCATCGTCGTCCACGCCCTGCTCGTCGCGGGTCGCAGGGCTGCAGAACGTGTTTGTTGGCGATAGCTCCGCCGTTACTACTGCGCATTGGTCCGGTGTGGGAAAACGCGACACACTTGCGGCAGGCAGTCGTAGCACCTGTATGGATGCCGCAGTACGAGCCGTGACGGAGCTTGTGAAGATCCGCGGGCAGTCGTAG